One region of Natronorubrum aibiense genomic DNA includes:
- a CDS encoding DolP-mannose mannosyltransferase, whose protein sequence is MALRTSLRSRPAWLSTLSPIVVVLFIAGFVLYYRFEWPSLATDPAFFQHTGWYVLQGGVPYIDVWDVNPPVPFAITAVLAALSGGDMLVLYGLSSALTSLVAAASVVLVAWIAYLVTDEHTPAVAAGLTMLVVPELYILPLQGVRAQFYALFFGIASFAFVLRDRPFLAGAVAALSAGSWQSGAVFAFLIVGMAYQRRGRNGALSAVAGGGVVTGIVVLVFAAAGALVPMVVQTVLAPLVAGSPHSWAEHIYTILLVFGYGSVLLPVAFYGWAHAAVRDPRVRWWVPAGGAILAFQVLYIDMDGSTDALLWLSFVALGVAITVERVIAWRTTRTEMDRADHDATRTARRRWIVVAVIGVLILSGLAWNIGSPAPKSTLQTMEQEATPEGSVPITPDDADVPSMQTIYWEQLKPDTCHYRLSWNEVRWISMTDDRLDAQTCDGWPDRS, encoded by the coding sequence ATGGCACTCCGCACCTCCCTTCGATCACGTCCCGCATGGCTCAGCACGCTCAGCCCGATCGTCGTCGTCCTGTTCATCGCTGGATTCGTCCTGTATTACCGGTTCGAGTGGCCGTCGCTTGCGACCGACCCGGCGTTCTTCCAGCACACGGGCTGGTACGTCCTCCAGGGCGGCGTTCCGTACATCGACGTCTGGGACGTGAACCCGCCCGTCCCGTTCGCCATTACGGCCGTTCTGGCGGCGCTGTCGGGCGGCGATATGCTCGTCCTGTACGGTCTCAGTTCGGCGCTTACATCGCTCGTCGCTGCCGCGAGCGTGGTGCTCGTCGCGTGGATAGCGTACCTCGTGACCGACGAGCACACGCCGGCAGTCGCCGCCGGCCTCACGATGCTCGTCGTCCCGGAACTCTACATCCTCCCGTTGCAAGGGGTTCGGGCGCAGTTCTACGCGCTGTTTTTCGGCATCGCTTCGTTCGCATTCGTTCTCCGCGACCGGCCGTTTCTCGCCGGGGCCGTCGCGGCGCTGAGCGCCGGTTCGTGGCAGTCGGGGGCCGTCTTCGCGTTTTTGATCGTTGGAATGGCCTATCAGCGACGTGGCCGGAACGGGGCCCTCTCGGCGGTCGCAGGCGGTGGCGTCGTGACCGGGATCGTCGTCCTTGTGTTCGCCGCTGCCGGCGCACTCGTTCCGATGGTCGTCCAGACGGTGCTTGCGCCGCTGGTCGCCGGCTCGCCACACAGCTGGGCCGAGCACATTTACACGATACTGTTAGTGTTCGGCTACGGCTCGGTGCTCCTTCCAGTGGCGTTCTACGGTTGGGCGCACGCGGCCGTCCGTGACCCACGAGTGCGGTGGTGGGTGCCGGCCGGCGGCGCGATACTCGCCTTTCAGGTGCTGTACATCGACATGGACGGCTCAACTGATGCGCTTCTGTGGCTCTCGTTCGTCGCGCTCGGCGTCGCCATCACCGTCGAACGCGTGATCGCGTGGCGAACGACGAGAACAGAAATGGACCGGGCCGATCACGACGCGACCCGAACGGCTCGCCGTCGGTGGATCGTCGTCGCTGTGATCGGTGTGCTCATCCTCTCGGGGTTGGCCTGGAACATCGGCTCACCGGCACCGAAGTCAACGCTCCAGACGATGGAGCAAGAGGCGACGCCGGAGGGGAGCGTCCCGATCACGCCCGACGACGCAGACGTCCCGTCGATGCAGACCATCTACTGGGAGCAACTAAAACCGGACACCTGTCACTACCGGTTGAGTTGGAACGAGGTACGGTGGATCTCGATGACTGACGACCGACTGGACGCACAGACGTGTGACGGCTGGCCCGATCGGAGCTAG